A stretch of Vigna angularis cultivar LongXiaoDou No.4 chromosome 4, ASM1680809v1, whole genome shotgun sequence DNA encodes these proteins:
- the LOC108331598 gene encoding protein TIC 55, chloroplastic encodes MALVNPFVSPTRTFLPLRVSAPPNKGLRWTVYSASFKPSLRSKHATCGATADLKAAPLADSEADGAVLVVPTTEEEVKGEYDWTEEWYPLYLTKNVPEDAPLGLTVFDKQVVLFKDGNGQLHCYEDRCPHRLAKLSEGQLIDGRLECLYHGWQFEGEGKCVKIPQLPADAKIPRTACVKTYEVRDSQGVIWVWMSLKTPPNDSKLPWFENFARPGFRDISTVHELPYDHSILLENLMDPAHIPISHDRTDWTAKRENARPLSFEVTERTDRGFAGWWGAEKDGSRPNFLRFGAPCVLQNNREMVDKNGVTNYFSGLFLCRPTGQGKSMLIVRFGSTRSSSPLAKLFPEWYFHQNASKVFEQDMGFLSSQNEILLKEKVPTKQLYLNLKSSDTWVAEYRKWMDKVGHGMPYHFGHSTISLPKEPAVVEHAPAGLVAGQSASSPAKGGIGTMHAPNLANRYFRHVIHCQGCRTAVKAFQAWKNALSAVAVTLVGLAILVSGKQWKAILLASASLCSIGVYACSSAIAMNTTNFVRTHRRL; translated from the exons ATGGCGTTGGTGAATCCTTTTGTGTCTCCCACTCGAACTTTCCTCCCTTTGCGCGTTTCCGCGCCGCCAAACAAGGGACTGCGTTGGACTGTCTACTCCGCTTCCTTCAAACCATCGCTAAGATCCAAGCACGCCACGTGTGGCGCCACTGCGGACTTAAAAGCTGCACCTTTAGCTGACAGCGAAGCAGATGGCGCAGTTCTTGTGGTTCCAACCACCGAGGAGGAGGTAAAAGGGGAGTATGACTGGACGGAGGAGTGGTACCCTTTGTATCTCACTAAGAATGTTCCCGAAGATGCACCCTTGGGACTCACAGTGTTTGATAAACAAGTCGTCTTGTTCAAGGATGGCAATGGCCAGTTACACTGTTACGAAGATCGCTGCCCCCACAG GTTAGCCAAACTGTCAGAGGGACAGTTGATTGATGGAAGGCTTGAGTGTCTATACCATGGGTGGCAATTTGAAGGGGAGGGCAAATGTGTGAAGATACCTCAG CTTCCGGCTGATGCCAAAATCCCTAGGACAGCTTGTGTTAAAACGTATGAAGTGAGGGACTCTCAAGGTGTTATTTGGGTGTGGATGTCCCTCAAAACACCTCCAAATGATAGTAAACTACCTTGGTTTGAGAACTTTGCAAGGCCGGGATTCAGAGACATTTCAACAGTTCATGAACTCCCTTACGATCACTCTATTCTTCTGGAGAACCTGATGGATCCTGCTCATATCCCTATCTCACATGACAGAACGGATTGGACCGCAAAAAGGGAGAATGCTCGGCCACTGAGCTTTGAGGTGACTGAACGAACTGATAGAGGGTTTGCAGGTTGGTGGGGTGCTGAGAAAGATGGGTCCAGGCCTAACTTCTTGAGGTTTGGGGCTCCGTGTGTTCTACAAAATAACAGGGAAATGGTTGATAAAAATGGTGTAACAAACTACTTCAGTGGCCTGTTCCTTTGTAGACCAACTGGGCAAGGGAAATCCATGCTTATAGTGAGGTTTGGATCGACAAGATCGTCATCTCCACTGGCAAAACTGTTTCCTGAGTGGTACTTCCATCAGAATGCATCCAAGGTTTTTGAGCAAGACATGGGATTCTTATCATCTCAGAATGAAATTCTCTTGAAAGAGAAGGTTCCAACAAAGCAACTTTATCTGAATCTGAAATCATCAGACACATGGGTTGCTGAATACAGGAAGTGGATGGACAAAGTGGGGCATGGGATGCCATATCATTTTGGTCACAGCACCATCTCTTTGCCCAAAGAACCTGCTGTGGTTGAACATGCACCCGCAGGACTCGTTGCAGGACAATCAGCTTCTTCACCTGCCAAAGGGGGCATTGGAACAATGCATGCTCCAAATTTAGCCAACAGATATTTTAGGCATGTCATACATTGCCAAGGATGTAGAACCGCAGTCAAAGCTTTCCAAGCTTGGAAAAATGCCCTTTCAGCTGTGGCAGTTACATTGGTCGGTTTGGCAATTCTAGTATCTGGGAAACAGTGGAAGGCCATTCTCTTGGCATCTGCTTCCCTGTGCTCTATTGGAGTATATGCTTGCTCAAGCGCCATTGCAATGAACACTACAAACTTTGTTAGGACACATAGGAGATTGTGA
- the LOC108331024 gene encoding uncharacterized protein LOC108331024, whose protein sequence is MSRCVSCSTASAVIHKSLSKSSTQFPISKNAVTVNKNSRLRVHVSMVDSSSSDFAKRIERAWLISKQPRPIVCSSCDSKGHIECKWCAGTGFFILGDNMLCEVPSRNTTCIICTGKGSMCCSDCQGTGFRAKWLGEPPTS, encoded by the exons ATGAGTAGGTGCGTCTCTTGTAGCACTGCTTCTGCAGTGATTCACAAGAGTTTGTCGAAATCTTCAACTCAATTTCCAATTTCTAAGAATGCTGTAACGGTCAACAAAAATTCTCGCCTACGCGTCCACGTTTCTATGGTGGACTCCTCCTCTTCTGATTTCGCCAAGCGCATCGAACGAGCCTGGTTAATTTCCAAG CAACCAAGGCCAATCGTGTGTTCATCTTGCGACTCAAAAGGGCATATCGAATGTAAATGGTGTGCGGGTACTGGTTTTTTTATCCTTGGTGATAATATGCTTTGCGAAGTTCCATCTAGAAACACTACCTGTATCATATGCACCGGAAAG GGATCAATGTGTTGTTCTGATTGTCAAGGAACAGGCTTTCGTGCAAAATGGTTGGGAGAACCTCCTACTTCCTAG